The DNA segment ATTCccaaataatttttaactaaaacaaaacaaaacataccGTCCATGATAGCCCCACTGGGTTGAGGCATAGCACCTGATGTCGCTTGTTGGTTTGAGATATCGCTGAGCGCACATTCTGTTGCTGAACTCTCATCAACTTCCTGTGGCAAGTAAATACGATACGAGGTGAAATAAATATCAGGGACTTTGCGAATATTGAaagtttggttaaaatttCAGTGTAAGTTTGTCAACTAAAAGATGAAAGGACCTTAAACATCCTTTTATTTATACCAGTGGTCCCTAAAGTGGGTCTCGTTTGCGACCATGAAAAGGGGCTGGCCACAGAATGTACGATCGGGCACCAGCGCCCTGTTTGCAACCATGAAAGGGGCGCTGGCCACAAACTGGGTGATTGTGGGGCCGCTGGGAGTAAACCGGGGCAGTTACAAGAACGGGATGATGAAGCAACTTTTagccatttttttgtttcaaaaaaaaatacgAAATAGAAAAATGATGACTGTAGGAGGTATGTGACAGATAATGTGGTAATTCTTGTTGGCAACATTGCTTCACAGagtaaatcatttttaaataGCGAATATTCAGTCAGACTGGTGTGGATAACGtaacaaaagctttgtttgacttgaaGAATAGTAAGTGGTGTAATAATGCCTGCTACCTAGTTTTAATTTGATGGCAAGAGTTAGAAACATTTACATGCCTATCAATAGAGTTAAGAGAAAAGTCTTGCCATGTtaagaatattttaaaattgaccAATCGTACATCGAGCAActgtaaaaagttaaacaaatttcagaCAAGTTTTATTGCTGATTTTGCAATCGTGCACATGCTTTTTTCTCACTTCTGAAATGAAtaataaacttgttttaacttttttgttgaatggGTATTTGATAGTCGATAAGTTTACCAGGAGAGTTTGGAAAACTGATTTTATATCATAATGCTTCAACGATCTTCGtataatttcttgaaaatatgtcaaaagTTTGGTTGAAATAACAGTGCTAGTGGAAGTTTGTGAAAGTAGTGGAGCTCAGAGATGAAAGGATCATAAAAATCCTTATTTgatgtttcaaatttgaattaacACAATCTTGGAAAATTTATTATCAGTTATTATACATGCATGAAAAAAGGAGTGAGAACACTTTGTTATGTCATAACAACTAGCATTATCGTTTGATTTTAAAGCAACAAATGCTGCTTAACTGTTCATGCCATGTGGccaataacaataatatttaaaaaaaagaatatCCCGATATCTTAAACattaagtttgatttttagaTCTATCATGAGTAGAACCTATCAAGTTGCTTGGAGTTATAAAACATTTCGAGCAAATCCAAGTTGATAAGCTTCCACTACACAACGACAAAAATCATAAGTCACAGCGTTCACCATTCCTGAGTCCTGAGGCTGAGCTTGCTTCATGTAAAGGTCGATATATTCCTGTACGGTCATCTCCGCTATCTCTTTTGGCATactttttgaaacattgtgCATCTCTTGCTTCAAAGACTCCACAATTGATACGATTGCGTCTTCGAGACTACTGATATGAAATTCagctgaagaaaaaaaagtcaTAGTCAACTCAACCGAGCCATcaaattacaaacattttattgtgtttgaaACAACTTTTCCAAATTGATTGGGAGAAGAACAGTATTTGAAAAACATAACTAATTTAAGTAATTCACAATTATGGTAAGTGGCCCTGCGATTATCAAAATGTAACTCACATGAGAGGACATATTAAAGCAGAATTGCAAACATGCACACATACAAAGTTTGcccaaaagtttcaaaatgtaCATACACATTCTGATTCATATATAAGTGGcagtattttgtcaaaatgcaGCTAAATACCAGCGTAGCATATTCCATAGCAGAAAGCGTAACAACTGCACCCAAATGCCAATTTTAAAGGTGTCCACAGGTTTTGCATTTAGTTTATTTCAATGGAGGCCTTCTTTGCGGATTTTAGAATTGTACCCAATACACCCTTAATTTTGGACGTGGTGTAGCCCAGAAATGTCGTTGAAAGGTGTCATACCTACCCGTTCGAGTGTGTTGTAACGGCATTATTATTAAAGCGAGATGTCATAACAGCAATCACCTTAATTTTTAATGAGATACTTTACCTTCAATGTTAAAGTTTTTCACAATCTGCTCTGCCTCCAATTTGATCGTATCGATGTCACTCGGCTCATGTTGAGTGGCCTTCGGCTGTCTTCTTTTCCGAGTCATGACAAACTCTTGATACACAAAGGAAAAAGTGATGTCACATAACACAGTAGTAGCAATATTTAAGTACAGCCCTACCTCTGcaa comes from the Clavelina lepadiformis chromosome 5, kaClaLepa1.1, whole genome shotgun sequence genome and includes:
- the LOC143460865 gene encoding uncharacterized protein LOC143460865, with protein sequence MTRKRRQPKATQHEPSDIDTIKLEAEQIVKNFNIEAEFHISSLEDAIVSIVESLKQEMHNVSKSMPKEIAEMTVQEYIDLYMKQAQPQDSGMEVDESSATECALSDISNQQATSGAMPQPSGAIMDDEISRKHKTKKQGKKTTKKKPPSTRTSRRKASSSLKTPAVSNTPANFKSFEGTPMLTRSRDLRSLQLSDKPRRMKVNDTIAAFQFQMFSERGSPLQVDRNISSQMNRKIHESLRLLMEESAESG